The DNA window CCCTGGGTCATACGGCAGGCGATGAAGCGCTCATCCGGGTGGGCAATGTGTTGCGGAACGCGCTACGGGCGGGTGATTCCGTGTTTCGCTGGTCACCGCGGGCAGTCACGGAAGGGAATGCCCCAAGTGAGCAGGTGTTCCGGTGGGGTGGGGATGAGTTCGCGGTGCTGCTCCCGGGCACACCGCCAGCCGGAGCGGAGCTGGTGAAAGCCCGGCTTCAGGAAGCCGTGCGGCGCCTTCAGGTGGGGACCTTGGGGCTGGAGTTGAATATGGGTGTGGCCACGCTTCAGACTGGAGACACAGACGGCAGCCGGCTGGTCCATGAGGCCGACGCGGAGATGTACCGCGAGAAGCATGCCCGAATGCCAGCAGGGCGTTAGCGGCAGAGCAAGGGAGTGAGCGCACGACCAACGCATTCCAACTCAAGCCTGTCCGTTCCAACCGCGCAGGCCAGTCCGCGTTCCTATAGACACACAGAAAAAGAACGCTGTTACAGTCCAGCCCTTATCTTGAACGCATGCCAGAAAACCTCCTTGCTCACGTGATCGCCACCGCTCAAACGCTGGCCCGTGACCTGGGAGACGACGCCCTGCTCGACCGCCTCCCCCAGCTCCGCCACCGTGCCCACCTGGACTGCCCGGAAGACCTCCAGCAACTGCTTCACGAATATATGCTGATTAACCACGCACTCTGCCTGCCCGTTCACGGACAGCCGACCCTCGCCACGCGCGACCGCTTGCCGGTGAGCTTCCTGACACGTCAGGCGGGTTCTTCAGACGTACCCTCCAAGGCACTGACGCCAGCACACGGTGGGGGATCCTCCGCCACGACGAGCTGATTCTTTCCCTGCTGTTTGGCGGCGTACATCGCCTGATCTGCCAGTCGTAGTGCCTGCTGCCAAGGCGCTCCAAGCTCCACCCACGCCGCACCCACACTCATCGTGACCGCCAGTGGTCCCAGCGTGTCCAGGAGAGCCTGCGTATCCGCGATCACGGCCTGAAGTCGCTCCTGCGCTTCTGACAGTCAAGTGCCGTGCTGCGGCCAGGATTTCCTGCTTCCGGCGCTTCATGCGCGCTCCGCGAGCTGCCCAGGGGTCCTGCGGCGTGATGAGGGGAACAGAGCCAGCGCACTCGGCATGATCGGGGAGTATAGGTGGCGATGACAGCACCTCCCTGACGACACCGTGAGGCTGTGCGGAAGCAAGCAGCTGCAAGAGAGCAGGCACGCAAACGATGCGGACATGACCGGCACCCTGGCCCGCTGGTCCGTGAGGCTGAACAACACCTGACTCAACCTGAACACGCCGACGAACGACCCTGGAATCCATGCATTCAGGTCATGCATCCATTCAGATCACGACCATTCGCAAGATTTCAAACGCCTTTCTCTCTACCGTTGGCAGATGCGAGCAGCAATGCCGGAAGAAGACTGCAGTCCGAGCCGAGTCAGGTCGCGGGGAAGCTGCGCGTGGACGTACCGAGCATGACCCCACACAACCGCGATCATGACCGCCACCGTCGGCGGTACCAGCCAAGCATCCCACGGCCCGACCGCGCCGTCCACCATCCACAGCACGGGGTAACCCAGTCCGAGGCCTCCCAACCAGTGCGCGTGAACGCCCACCGCAACGCCAGTCAACCAGGAGGCGACCGGCACGTTCAGCATCGTGGCATGCCGCTGCAGCGTTTGGTGGTGGGCGCCGCGCAGTTCCTCGGGAAGCGCGTGAAGATGATCAGTCACCGCGATCTCCCACAGCAGACTCCCCCGGCGGGGATCCGTCAGCAGAACCGCCGTGTATTCAGGATGGCCCGGCCACGTCACCTGTCCAGCATAGGGCGCACGAGTGGAGGGCCGACCTTTAGCAGGGGTTGGTCATTTGGGGGCACATGGCACCTCCACCTGAGCAGCAGGGATACGGAGGCGACCGGAACCCAATAGGGATGACTGATTTCTGTTGCTCCTGTGTCCATGCGGGAGGACACCCAACCTATGCAGATGGCCGAGGCTGTTGGTTCCGCATGCTTTGGGGCATGATCAGCCCCACCACTCACCGCGTGACAGCCCAGGTGCATGACTGGCAGACCGGTCAAGCCACCCGCGAAGAACTGGTCGATGCCCGGACGAGCCTGCCCTCAGGCGAGGAAGTTCATGACGTCCTTCAGGCCCTGGCGTCACCGCTCTCAAGGCCGTGCACCGATCAGGCCGGGCCGTCCGGGACGGACGACTGGCGGCAGGAACTCCTCTCGTGCAATGCCCGCGGGTGGCACGCTCCGCACGCGGCGGGATTACTGGTAGGGCCAAGTAAACTCCTGCTGACGGATGGGGAACGGGCGGTGATTCTGGATGACGCCGGTACGCGGTGCCTGCCTTCCGGGTGGCGCTCTCCCAGCTGCTGCTCGCGCAGACCATCGTGATGGCGTTCTCCCTGTTCCCTGCCCTAAATTACCCCGATTCACTAACGTCACTGTTCAGCGGATTCCCATGATCACCCCAGCCCTCCCCCGGTCTGGGCCGGAGTGTGACTGGCGGGTTCGACCTGGCTGACCCCAGAAAGGGGAGTGTCAGGAACGCCTGCACGACCTGCGGATCGAACTGCCTTCCGCCCTGTACCCTGAGTTCCTCACTGGCCGCCTCAGGCGTCCACGCCGGCTGGTCCGGCTGCGCACTGGTCAAGGTGTCGTACATGTCCACCACGCTGAACACGCGGGCTAGCAGGGGGATCCGCTCACCGACCATCCCGTCCGGATAGCCCGCGCCGTCCCACCGCTCGTGATGGGAACGCACCACTTCCAGCGCCAGCGGATCGAGTCCCGGCAATTGCCGGGCCAGGACGTACCCACGCACTGTGTGGTCACGTCGGGAGGGCCGTTCACCCGCGGTGCACGGCTGCGGTTTCAGCAGCTGATCATCCGGGAGCGCGCTTTTGCCGACGTCATGCAGGTAGGCTCCCTGACGCAGCGCCGACACGTGTTCAGGGGTGAGGCCCAGTTGGACGCCCAGCTGCTGGGCGAGCCGGACCACCCGCAGGGTGTGGCCAGGGGCTTCCAGGCCACGCGCTTCCAGACCAAGACCGACCGCGAGCAGCCCACCTTCCAGCGCCTGCGCGGCGCGGGAAGCGGCTTGCGTCTGCTCGTGAACGTGTGCGAGCCGCAACGCGAGTCCTTCCAGCAGGCGCCGGGCACGCGGGGTGACCACACGCCAGCCCGTGAAATGAGCGAGGCCCAGCACGCCCAGCAGGTGTCCCTGATGCCGGACGGCCACCGCCAGGCAGCTTTTCATGCCTGCCTGCACCCACTCGGCCATCGCGTACGGCTCAGCCGGGTAATCGTTACTCCAAGCGGTTCCGCGCCGGGCGGCATGTCCGACGAAGCCCACGTTCTCAGGGGTGTCCAGCGTCGTGGCGCGCAGCACCGACAGGTCAGGCAGGTCAGCGTTGGTGTGGGACTCGGTCAGCATGCCGTCCTGAGCCGCGAAGTACGTGCCGGAGTCGAATCCGGTCAGCTGGCGGACGAGCATCAGCCCTTTGGTCACGACCTGCTCCGGGGTGACGAACCCCTCCAGCCGGGCCGCGAAGTCCTCACTCGTGGGGTTGCGCGTGTCAGCCGACAGATCCTGCCCTTCCCGCTGGTGTTCCTTCTGCTCGTACATCTGCGCGTCAGCGAGCGTCATGAGGCGCTCGAACGGGTCGCCGGCGTGTCCCTGGACCACCCCGCACGCGAACGCAGGCAGGGCGCGCCCAGGGGGCCGCAGGCGGCGTTCGACCTCATCCATCCGCTGGCGTGCCTGCTCGTCCGTGCACAAGGACAGCAGCAGCAGGAATTCATCACCACCCCAGCGGGCCAACTGATCGCCTGGACGCAGGGCGTGCTGGAGCGTTTCGGCAGCCTGCCGGATAAACCGGTCGCCCTGGGCGTGGCCTTGGAGGTCGTTGATGGCTTTCAGGCCGTTCAGGTCAAGCATCACCACGCACAGCGGGGTGTGAGGCGCCAGGGCCGCGTATGCGTCCAGCAGCGCGTCCCGGGTCAGCGTGCTGGTGAGGGCGTCCAGCGGCCCGGTCATCGGTGGCCGCCCGAGGTCTGACGGCCGCGGAAAGCACAAGTCAGGCGAAAGGCAGGGTGGCCTGGTGCCCCGCGGGTCCAGGCGGCGGCTTCTGGCCAGGGCGGGCTGAGCACCGTGACCGGCCTGAAATGGATCAACATTGGACAAATTCTACGGAAGCCGGTGCACAGGAGCGTCACCAGCACAACCATAAAGCCAGGAGTGGCGGGGACCGCATGACCCTGTTCCCATCTTGATCGGAGCACTTCCGCCGCAGGCTGATCGACATCGATTACCGTTTCCACGTCAGGACGCACACGCGCCACGCATTGGGCAGCCAATAGCAGGGTCCGCAGACTGTACCGGGCCTGAACCACTCCCCCACCGGGGTTCATCCCTAACCCCGCGGGTGCCGATGCGACCAGGTGCGTCAGGTGTGGGAACACCAGCGCCGGGACCAGCTCCGTCCGGCCTCGAGTCACGCGCATGGTGATGCCGGCGTACCCCGGCACCCTGGCCTGGATGGTGTCCACCATCTCCCGGGCTTCCAGAAGGGTCACGGTGTTCAGGCTGCGCTCAGCATGCGCGCTGGTGAGGCAGAAGGCAGTCAAGAAGATGACCGCTCGCAGACGACATAACCGCATGCCTCAGCATGCCAGCAGGATCTGTGCTGCGCACCTTGGCGGGTGACGCCCCAGGAGGGCACTATGCTCCCCCTCATGTACCCGACCGACTTCCCTCCTATA is part of the Deinococcus malanensis genome and encodes:
- a CDS encoding GGDEF domain-containing protein yields the protein MIADTQALLDTLGPLAVTMSVGAAWVELGAPWQQALRLADQAMYAAKQQGKNQLVVAEDPPPCAGVSALEGTSEEPA
- a CDS encoding HD domain-containing phosphohydrolase, with amino-acid sequence MTGPLDALTSTLTRDALLDAYAALAPHTPLCVVMLDLNGLKAINDLQGHAQGDRFIRQAAETLQHALRPGDQLARWGGDEFLLLLSLCTDEQARQRMDEVERRLRPPGRALPAFACGVVQGHAGDPFERLMTLADAQMYEQKEHQREGQDLSADTRNPTSEDFAARLEGFVTPEQVVTKGLMLVRQLTGFDSGTYFAAQDGMLTESHTNADLPDLSVLRATTLDTPENVGFVGHAARRGTAWSNDYPAEPYAMAEWVQAGMKSCLAVAVRHQGHLLGVLGLAHFTGWRVVTPRARRLLEGLALRLAHVHEQTQAASRAAQALEGGLLAVGLGLEARGLEAPGHTLRVVRLAQQLGVQLGLTPEHVSALRQGAYLHDVGKSALPDDQLLKPQPCTAGERPSRRDHTVRGYVLARQLPGLDPLALEVVRSHHERWDGAGYPDGMVGERIPLLARVFSVVDMYDTLTSAQPDQPAWTPEAASEELRVQGGRQFDPQVVQAFLTLPFLGSARSNPPVTLRPRPGEGWGDHGNPLNSDVSESG